A genomic stretch from Theobroma cacao cultivar B97-61/B2 chromosome 4, Criollo_cocoa_genome_V2, whole genome shotgun sequence includes:
- the LOC18602482 gene encoding protein FAR1-RELATED SEQUENCE 5 isoform X1 — protein MDELVDDVDGRLEASTGDESDMHEYDSIQEPYVGMIFESEEAAKIFYENYARQRGFFTRVLSSHKSELDGLLISRGLGCRGYFDNQSEVHLQKQEKQRESCSAMIHLRRDKTGRWVIKKFVRDHNHPLVIRLEESCRRLDEEKDKKIQELTAELRVKKRLSASYREQLVAFMKEVEDHNYHISMKVQATLDNLKTLDAKVHELLHGR, from the exons A TGGATGAACTAGTGGATGATGTAGATGGAAGATTAGAAGCTTCTACCGGGGATGAATCAGATATGCATGAGTATGACTCAATTCAGGAACCATACGTGGGCATGATATTTGAATCAGAAGAAGCtgccaaaatattttatgaaaattatgcaagacAGAGAGGATTCTTCACACGTGTTCTATCTTCACATAAGTCAGAGCTTGATGGGTTACTCATCTCTCGTGGACTTGGATGTAGGGGTTACTTTGATAATCAGTCAGAAGTTCACCTTCAGAAGCAGGAAAAGCAACGCGAAAGCTGCTCAGCAATGATTCATTTGAGGAGAGATAAGACTGGGAGATGGGTAATTAAGAAATTTGTGAGGGACCATAATCATCCATTGGTGATTCGGTTGGAAGAAAGTTGCAGAAGACTT GATGAAGAGAAGgataagaaaattcaagaattaACTGCAGAATTGCGGGTTAAGAAGCGGTTAAGTGCATCATACCGTGAACAGCTAGTAGCATTTATGAAAGAAGTTGAAGACCACAACTATCACATATCAATGAAAGTTCAAGCAACTTTGGACAATTTGAAAACGCTTGATGCTAAAGTACATGAGCTTTTACACGGCAGATAG
- the LOC18602482 gene encoding protein FAR1-RELATED SEQUENCE 5 isoform X2 — MDDVDGRLEASTGDESDMHEYDSIQEPYVGMIFESEEAAKIFYENYARQRGFFTRVLSSHKSELDGLLISRGLGCRGYFDNQSEVHLQKQEKQRESCSAMIHLRRDKTGRWVIKKFVRDHNHPLVIRLEESCRRLDEEKDKKIQELTAELRVKKRLSASYREQLVAFMKEVEDHNYHISMKVQATLDNLKTLDAKVHELLHGR; from the exons A TGGATGATGTAGATGGAAGATTAGAAGCTTCTACCGGGGATGAATCAGATATGCATGAGTATGACTCAATTCAGGAACCATACGTGGGCATGATATTTGAATCAGAAGAAGCtgccaaaatattttatgaaaattatgcaagacAGAGAGGATTCTTCACACGTGTTCTATCTTCACATAAGTCAGAGCTTGATGGGTTACTCATCTCTCGTGGACTTGGATGTAGGGGTTACTTTGATAATCAGTCAGAAGTTCACCTTCAGAAGCAGGAAAAGCAACGCGAAAGCTGCTCAGCAATGATTCATTTGAGGAGAGATAAGACTGGGAGATGGGTAATTAAGAAATTTGTGAGGGACCATAATCATCCATTGGTGATTCGGTTGGAAGAAAGTTGCAGAAGACTT GATGAAGAGAAGgataagaaaattcaagaattaACTGCAGAATTGCGGGTTAAGAAGCGGTTAAGTGCATCATACCGTGAACAGCTAGTAGCATTTATGAAAGAAGTTGAAGACCACAACTATCACATATCAATGAAAGTTCAAGCAACTTTGGACAATTTGAAAACGCTTGATGCTAAAGTACATGAGCTTTTACACGGCAGATAG